In the genome of Rhodamnia argentea isolate NSW1041297 chromosome 3, ASM2092103v1, whole genome shotgun sequence, one region contains:
- the LOC125314208 gene encoding peroxisome biogenesis protein 1-like isoform X2, translating to MALILSANWRNFEYLIVTAFRKLQVPDVFSKAAAAAPCLLFFDEFDSVAPKRWHDNAGVTEPVINQFFTESDGIEVLTGVFVFVETRICFQMHSCEQRE from the exons ATGGCATTGATTTTGTCAGCAAACTggagaaattttgaatatttgataGTAACGGCATTTAGAAAATTACAGGTTCCGGATGTGTTCTCGAAGGCAGCAGCTGCAGCACCTTGCCTTCTCTTTTTCGACGAATTTGATTCCGTTGCTCCAAAGAGGTGGCATGATAATGCAGGGGTCACCGAACCCGTCATCAATCAG TTTTTTACTGAATCAGATGGCATTGAAGTTTTAACCGGTGTGTTTGTGTTTGTGGAAACGAG GATATGCTTTCAGATGCACAGCTGCGAGCAGAGAGAGTG a
- the LOC125314208 gene encoding peroxisome biogenesis protein 1-like isoform X1 produces MALILSANWRNFEYLIVTAFRKLQVPDVFSKAAAAAPCLLFFDEFDSVAPKRWHDNAGVTEPVINQLALASDVDLVAVAHNLIIIRGSSRYAFRCTAASRESDYMGKSQL; encoded by the exons ATGGCATTGATTTTGTCAGCAAACTggagaaattttgaatatttgataGTAACGGCATTTAGAAAATTACAGGTTCCGGATGTGTTCTCGAAGGCAGCAGCTGCAGCACCTTGCCTTCTCTTTTTCGACGAATTTGATTCCGTTGCTCCAAAGAGGTGGCATGATAATGCAGGGGTCACCGAACCCGTCATCAATCAG CTTGCTTTGGCCAGTGATGTGGACTTGGTTGCCGTAGCTCATAATCTAATCATAATCCGCGGTTCTTCAAGATATGCTTTCAGATGCACAGCTGCGAGCAGAGAGAGTGATTa CATGGGAAAAAGCCAGTTATAA